From a region of the Phragmites australis chromosome 21, lpPhrAust1.1, whole genome shotgun sequence genome:
- the LOC133903566 gene encoding uncharacterized protein LOC133903566, with protein MAAQPPAPPPDLKLEIGPDGLARESPVIAYTEKVILEEQLQLKKYIQENYSKIRDVEKELENLTLEVKLTAGPKKAALEHLRKKIELSTERIRLAKVKEEQAKTAWEAAAQVVKDEEDAKQKLCDDLNRLVQESAASQYSRLEELKKRLESLNPSRASVDVSVVSTAQHAISNSLPQQHTAHNIPAISPLSNAGEAASGRQQERPSEAEKKRRPSNSGRGRGGVMILPKGRGSSASGWTGAGFDVDGGT; from the exons ATGGCGGCGCAGCCGCCGGCACCTCCGCCGGATTTGAAGCTGGAGATCGGGCCCGACGGACTCGCCCGAGAGTCCCCCGTAATCGCCTACACGGAGAAG GTCATTTTGGAGGAGCAGCTGCAGCTGAAGAA ATATATCCAGGAGAACTACTCCAAAATTCGTGATGTTGAAAAGGAGCTAGAAAATTTGACTTTAGAAGTGAAACTGACAGCAGGACCAAAGAAAGCAG CACTTGAGCATTTAAGGAAAAAGATTGAATTGTCAACAGAGAGAATACGTTTGGCTAAGGTGAAAGAGGAACAAGCAAAAACG GCCTGGGAAGCTGCTGCACAAGTTGTTAAAGATGAAGAGGACGCTAAGCAGAAGCTATGTGATGACCTGAACCGCCTG GTCCAAGAGAGCGCTGCCTCCCAATATTCAAGATTAGAGGAGCTGAAGAAGCGTTTAGAATCTTTGAATCCTAGCAGGGCTTCTGTTGATGTTTCG GTTGTTAGTACTGCACAGCATGCTATATCAAATTCATTGCCGCAGCAGCACACAGCACACAATATTCCTGCAATTAGCCCTTTGTCTAATGCCGGAGAGGCTGCCTCCGGCAGACAGCAGGAAAGACCTTCTGAGgcagaaaagaagagaagaccATCAAACTCCGGAAGAGGGAGAGGTGGTGTCATGATCCTTCCCAAGGGAAGAGGGAGTTCGGCGTCAGGATGGACAGGCGCTGGTTTTGACGTGGATGGTGGTACATGA